In one window of Hyla sarda isolate aHylSar1 chromosome 1, aHylSar1.hap1, whole genome shotgun sequence DNA:
- the LOC130307840 gene encoding uncharacterized protein LOC130307840, protein MSEGESEQGQSECTSSEVTPPQRKRAPPFPKAEYIFMVEFLERRKYGVAEKGSINTQKASVLQDLVRELEANFGIVHNERQIKKRYSDLKEREKETYESIRSKIARDKELEQCRFPASETTHDIPSQLNVTQSTDTQVDMAEEMITLTFEPIPTERLTENSIKQIMPVNMDEKFSEMENRLVQHLHHFHIMLSQKIYDLEGKIDERLCQLEKEVADLKKKLFLWIIELWWKCNIFWGKCNQNNDISNKVNFVLHTVYNDLRASLVKKNYCNNYIYKKNHIIYLGIPVEGVVKS, encoded by the exons ATGTCTGAAGGAGAGTCAGAACAAG gccaATCTGAATGCACATCCTCGGAAGTAACCCCTCCTCAAAGGAAAAGAGCACCTCCATTCCCTAAGGCTGAATACATTTTTATGGTGGAGTTTTTGGAGAGACGCAAATATGGAGTTGCAGAAAAAGGTTCCATCAACACTCAAAAAGCCAGTGTCTTGCAGGATTTGGTGAGGGAGCTCGAAGCAAACTTTGGCATAGTTCATAATgaaagacaaataaaaaaaagatattcggATTTGAAGGAGCGAGAAAAAGAGACATACGAGAGCATTAGAAGCAAAATAGCCCGAG aCAAAGAGCTTGAGCAATGCAGGTTTCCAGCATCTGAAACTACACATGATATCCCTAGTCAATTGAATGTGACCCAAAGCACTGACACTCAG GTGGATATGGCAGAGGAAATGATTACACTGACATTTGAGCCCATACCGACTGAAAGGCTAACAGAAAACTCAATAAAGCAAATTATGCCTGTAAACATGGATGAGAAGTTCTCGGAAATGGAAAACAGACTTGTGCAACACTTACATCATTTTCATATCATGTTAAGTCAAAAAATATATGACCTTGAGGGAAAAATAGATGAGCGACTTTGCCAGCTAGAAAAAGAAGTAGCCGATTTAAAGAAAAAACTCTTCTTATGGATAATTGAGTTGTGGTGGAAATgtaacattttttggggaaaatgtaATCAAAACAATGATATTAGCAACAAAGTAAATTTTGTTTTGCACACAGTTTACAATGATTTACGTGCAAgtttggttaaaaaaaactattgcaataattatatttataaaaaaaatcatataatatatttaGGAATACCCGTTGAAGGTGTTGTTAAATCTTGA